Below is a window of Candidatus Binataceae bacterium DNA.
GGCCGACGTAGCACCCAGCGCGCGCCGGCCAAACTCCAACGCGCCGGTACGCCATTGCATCCCAAAATGGGTATTAATCGCGTGAATGTCGCGGAAGGCCCGCTGAACGACGTTGGTGTCGGTCAAGCCGTGAGCTCCGTTAAGGTAGTTGATCAGATCGACCGCCCGCATGCAGGCCAAGCCGGCGAAGGCTACATCGCGCCGAATTCGCGCGCTCATCTCGGCTTCAAGCGTATCACCCCGGCGAGCTCGATCGTTGAATTCAAGGGCGTTGCTCGTAACCAGGGCTTCAGCACTGTCGATAAGCGCCGCAGCCTCGGCAATCTGGAGTTGCACGACCTCGCTATCGACGAGTCGGGCACGTCCGAGTTGGGAGGGTGGTTGGCGGCGCGCCCGCGCAGTCAGGTCTTCAAGCGCGCCGCGCGCAATCCCGAAGGCGGGCGCGATCAAGTTGTAGGAAAACACGTGCCACAAGGGTAGGCGGTAAATATGGCAGTCATTGATTGCCGTACCTGGACCGCGGCCGGCGGCCAGCGCGCTCAAGAGCGCGGTGCGATGGGCTGGGACAAAGGCATCGCTGACGCTTACGTCGTTGCTGCCGGTGGCGCGCAGGCCACTGGCGTGCCAAGTATCGACGATCTCATAGTCCGAGCGCGGCAGGACGCACCACAGCGCGTCGGGAGGAGTGCCATGCGCCATCGGCGCCCCCAAAATCACCCATTGCGCCAGATCGATACCGCTGGAAAAACGCCAGCGTCCGGACAGGCGGTAGCCTCCGGTCACCACGCTCAACTCGCATTGCTCCGGCGCAAACGCACTGCCCAACAAGGCCTCAGGCGACTCGCCCCAGACTTCGTCCTGGACCTCGGGGGAGAGCATACCCAGGATCCATGAATGGCAGGCGACCACCGAGAAGACCCAGGCGCTGGAGCCGCAACCGCGTCCCAATTCATTGCCAAGCGACAATTGCGTGGGCCCGTAATCCAACTCGTAACCACCATAGCGGGCCGGCTGAAAAATCTTGAAGAAGCCGGCTTCGCTGAAATCTCGGGCAGTCTCGTCCGGCAGCCGACGCAGGGCCTCGGCCGCGGGCGCACGTTGGCGCAGTATGGGGCTTAACTGGCGAGCGCGCGCGATGAGGCTTTCGAGCTGCGCGCCATGGGCTGACTGCTTGGAAGCGGAAGTGGCGTTATTCGCTGAGATCTCCATCGGCTTCACCCGCCCACCGGCCAAAGGCGCAACACGCCATTCAACGGCCGGCACGCGTTTGACGGCTGCATCCTTTTGCCGCGGCCCGCCAAGGTTACAATTCCAGCGTGGGCTCCAAGCCCAGTGCGACACGTCCCCAGTTCAGCCCCCCAGGGCGCCATTGCAAACCGGCATGGGTGCGCATCGCGACCAAGTCGTTGAATGCCCGCTGAATCGGATTGCCGTCGAAAATCCCATGAGCCCCGTTGATGTTCTGCAGGATATCGACCGCGTGCACGAATTGCGCGCCAACAAAAGCGACATCGCGCCGGAAGCGGCTGCGCTGCTCAGCGCTGAGCGCTGCGCCCGTGCGCAAGGTATCATTCATTTGCGCCGCGTCGGCCCGGAGCAAGGCACGTCCGCAATCCACCGAGGCCGCAGCCTCGGCGATCTGCAACTGGTTGGCTTCGATATCGGCCCGCCGCACGCCCCCAAGACCCGGCTTTTGCGCGCGCGCCTGCGCGCAATACACGTCCACCGCCCCTTGCGCGATTCCTAACGCCGCTGTGCTCAGGTTCATCGCGATCGTGCCCAGGACCGGCAGCCGATAGATATGACAGGGATTGACTGCCGCGCCCGGCCCCTTTCCCTCGGCCAATAGGCGCAAGGGCGTGACCCGATGCTCGGGCACGAAACGCCCGTTCATGATTATATCCTTGCTGCCGGTCGCCCTAAGCCCGGTGGTAAACCATTCGTCACGCACCTCGTAATCGCGCGCGGGCGCGAGAAACCACACGATCTCAGGTCCGGTAGCGCGCCGGATTGCACCTCCCAGCAGGGCCCATTGCGAGGCATCCACCCCGCTGGCGAACTTCCAATGGCCACTGATGCGATACCCCCCAGGCACCGGTTCGATCTGACTCCGCTCGCCGCGATAGGAGCAGCAGACCAAGTTGTCGGGCGACTCGAAGACCTCATCCTGAGCTTGGCGCGAGAACATGGCGCTCAGAAAGCCCTGGACCGCGAGCACGGTGCAAACCCAGGCGCTGGAGCCGCAGCCGCGTCCCAATTCTCCCGCGATCTGGATCTGGGCGGTACCAAAATCTAGCTCGAAGCCGCCATAGCGCCGGGGCAGAAGAATTTTGAAGAAGCCGGCTTCGATGAAGTCGCGGATAGTTTCCTCCGGGACCTGGCGTATCTGTTCGGCGCGCGGCGCTCGCTCGCGCAGCACTGGAATCAACTCGCGCGCACGTGCCGACAAACGCGCCAGCCGCTCGCTATTGGTTAATTCCTGTGATTCTTGCGTGGAATCAGCCCCTGCGCTGTTTATCATACCTATTCAGCCCCTCGGAAAAGTGGCCACCACGGACCACATTGCCGGCCAGCTAAACGCCGGGCGCTAGTATACCCAAAAAGGCCACCTCCTTAAAAACCCTCGCCTTTGGCAGGGTAGGGACTTGGCGCCTGCGCACAGTGGATTCGCTGGAGTTCTGCCGCACAGGAACCTGTAACTGGTGAGCGGACGTCAACTCCAGCCGCCCCGCCAACGTCTATTTGGAACACGACCAGTGGCATGGTATCGGATCGCCGATATGCTAGAGATAGTGTGGAATTCCAGCGCGCCGATGGACGCCGAAATAGTTTGCGCAAACGCACGGCATCGCTAACCCGCTGGCTTATCGCCCCGGTCGTGCTGGCGATAATCGGTGCATTATACTGGCATCAGCGTCCCCTCCCCGCGCGCTACGTTACCGCGATGGTCAGCCGCGGTGCGGTGATAAAAAGCGTCACCGCTACCGGCACCGTCAATCCGGTCACCACGGTTCAAGTTGGTACTTATGTTTCGGGAAAAGTGGTGCAGCTCTACGTGGACTTCAATTCGGCGGTCAAAGCCAATCAATTGATGGCCAAGATCGACCCGCGTCCCTTCGCCGCGCAGGTTGCTCTGTCCAAGGCCGCGCTGGCCAACGCCAAGGCGCAACTGGAAAAGGACCAGGCCAATCTGGCTTATCAGGCCCTAACCTATGTCCGCGACCAGGAAATGTTGAAGGAGAAGGTGATCTCCACCGATCAGTTCGACAGCCAAGTAAACACCTATAATCAGGCGCGTGCTCAAGTTGCCCTTTCCAAGGCTGCAGTCCAGCAGCAAGAGGCTAATTTACGCCAAGCAGAGCTTAACCTGAGTTACACCAATATCGTTTCGCCGGTTGACGGTACCGTGGTTTCGCGCAATATCGACATGGGACAAACCGTGGCTGCCAGTTTCCAAACTCCGGTATTGTTTCTGGTTGCCAAGGACCTGACCAAGATGCAGGTCGATACCAGCCTGAGCGAATCGGACGTCGGCGGGGTGCGCAAGGGTCAGGCCGCCTTTTTCACGGTTGATGCGTACCCGGGGCGGACGTTTCACGGAACGGTCGCTCAAGTGCGGCAAGCCCCGATTACCGTGCAAAACGTCGTTACTTACGATGTGGTAGTCGACGTTTCCAACCCCGAGATGCTGCTCAAGCCGGGCATGACCGCCAACGTCACTATTGTCATCGACCGGATCGATGGGGTTCTACGCGTGCCCCTGCAGGCCTTGCGCTTTTCACCCCAAGGCTTCCTTAATACCGCCAATAACGCCGCAGACGCGCAAGACAGCGATATCGACTCCAGCCAAGCGATAGTGTGGGTCAAACAGGGGACACGTCTGACTCCAGTCCATATTCGGCGCGGACTGGATGACGGTACCCAGGTTGCGGTGCTCGACAGCACCCTGCATGTAGGCGAGCGAGTGGTCACCGATGAACTGCAGCAGACCAGCCGCCAGCGCGGCCACGCGCCTTTTGGTCCCTTCCATGGTCATTAACCCCCCCACCCGAGCGCGCGTCATAAAAACTGGCGCTACGGCTGTCAACCGAATTCCAGCGCACTGCGTCTAAGCAGTATGTCGTCTGATCGGCACGAAGAGACATCGGCCAAAAGTCAGGTATGGAGCGAGTACGAGCGGCTTCATCGCGCCTATCAGGCTCGGGTAGTTGGCCTGTGCCGCTTGCTGCTGCGCGACAGCGAAGAAGCTCAGGACGTGGCCCAGGAGGTTTTTCTGCGCGCCTTCGAGCAGTTGCGCACCCAGCGCATTCCCGATGTGTGGGAAGCGTGGCTGGTGCGAGTGGCGGTCAATGCCTGCCGCGACCGTCAACGTTCGGCTTGGTGGAAGCGGCGCAACCGCAACGTCGAAATTACCGATTTGGAGGCCGAACGTAGCCTGTGGTCAACCGAGGATCAGGCCTCCGACCGTGAACAACGGGTGCGAATCTGGGCCAGTTTGGCAAAATTGCGGACCAAACAGCGAGAAGTTTTCGTCTTACGCTGTATGGAGGGATGGTCAACCGAGGAGACTGGGATATCTTTGGGAATCAGTGCGGGCAGCGTCAAAACTCATCTCTTTCGTGCAGTCAGGCATCTGCGCCAGGCGCTGGAGCAAAAATGAACCACTGTCTCGACGATCAGTCTTTATTGGAAATTCACACTGGCGAAGGCAAGCCCGCCCAGCGCGCCCATCTGGGAGGCTGCCTGACTTGCGCCCGTCGTTACCGGCGCTTGGAAGAAGACCTGAGCAACATCGTGAGCGCGCTCCAACGGCCTCCGGCGCTACCGCTCGAGCATGCTACCGCCATCATGCCGTTGTGGCGCTGGTCGCTGGCCGCGGCACTGGTAATTGGAGCCTTCTTTTGCGGCCGCCTGACCGGCCTGAGCGGGTTGTCGCTCAATTCGCAAGGGCCAACGATGGCCAGCCAGCAGCAAGTCGACTATACCACCCCACTGGTGGTGGATGACGACGATAATGTGGCCGCCGCCTCTTACACCTCCTCGATGGACGACTTGCTGACGCCGGTCGATGCCGGGCCCGATTTCACCATCGCGGGCCAAAGCGAGGGCGTCAATTAACCGCCCAACACTGCCTGGGCGGAGTGGCGACCGCGCCGTTCCCTCGGCGCAGTGGATAACGACCCGCATGATGCCACGCCAGCGATGATCGAATCCTATCTAATTGCCGTTGCGCTAATCGCAACCGGAGCCATCGTCGGCTGGAAATTTCTCTAA
It encodes the following:
- a CDS encoding acyl-CoA dehydrogenase family protein, giving the protein MEISANNATSASKQSAHGAQLESLIARARQLSPILRQRAPAAEALRRLPDETARDFSEAGFFKIFQPARYGGYELDYGPTQLSLGNELGRGCGSSAWVFSVVACHSWILGMLSPEVQDEVWGESPEALLGSAFAPEQCELSVVTGGYRLSGRWRFSSGIDLAQWVILGAPMAHGTPPDALWCVLPRSDYEIVDTWHASGLRATGSNDVSVSDAFVPAHRTALLSALAAGRGPGTAINDCHIYRLPLWHVFSYNLIAPAFGIARGALEDLTARARRQPPSQLGRARLVDSEVVQLQIAEAAALIDSAEALVTSNALEFNDRARRGDTLEAEMSARIRRDVAFAGLACMRAVDLINYLNGAHGLTDTNVVQRAFRDIHAINTHFGMQWRTGALEFGRRALGATSAR
- a CDS encoding acyl-CoA dehydrogenase family protein, with the protein product MINSAGADSTQESQELTNSERLARLSARARELIPVLRERAPRAEQIRQVPEETIRDFIEAGFFKILLPRRYGGFELDFGTAQIQIAGELGRGCGSSAWVCTVLAVQGFLSAMFSRQAQDEVFESPDNLVCCSYRGERSQIEPVPGGYRISGHWKFASGVDASQWALLGGAIRRATGPEIVWFLAPARDYEVRDEWFTTGLRATGSKDIIMNGRFVPEHRVTPLRLLAEGKGPGAAVNPCHIYRLPVLGTIAMNLSTAALGIAQGAVDVYCAQARAQKPGLGGVRRADIEANQLQIAEAAASVDCGRALLRADAAQMNDTLRTGAALSAEQRSRFRRDVAFVGAQFVHAVDILQNINGAHGIFDGNPIQRAFNDLVAMRTHAGLQWRPGGLNWGRVALGLEPTLEL
- a CDS encoding efflux RND transporter periplasmic adaptor subunit is translated as MEFQRADGRRNSLRKRTASLTRWLIAPVVLAIIGALYWHQRPLPARYVTAMVSRGAVIKSVTATGTVNPVTTVQVGTYVSGKVVQLYVDFNSAVKANQLMAKIDPRPFAAQVALSKAALANAKAQLEKDQANLAYQALTYVRDQEMLKEKVISTDQFDSQVNTYNQARAQVALSKAAVQQQEANLRQAELNLSYTNIVSPVDGTVVSRNIDMGQTVAASFQTPVLFLVAKDLTKMQVDTSLSESDVGGVRKGQAAFFTVDAYPGRTFHGTVAQVRQAPITVQNVVTYDVVVDVSNPEMLLKPGMTANVTIVIDRIDGVLRVPLQALRFSPQGFLNTANNAADAQDSDIDSSQAIVWVKQGTRLTPVHIRRGLDDGTQVAVLDSTLHVGERVVTDELQQTSRQRGHAPFGPFHGH
- a CDS encoding RNA polymerase sigma factor yields the protein MSSDRHEETSAKSQVWSEYERLHRAYQARVVGLCRLLLRDSEEAQDVAQEVFLRAFEQLRTQRIPDVWEAWLVRVAVNACRDRQRSAWWKRRNRNVEITDLEAERSLWSTEDQASDREQRVRIWASLAKLRTKQREVFVLRCMEGWSTEETGISLGISAGSVKTHLFRAVRHLRQALEQK